AGAAGAAGAAGGCCAAGAGTCGCAAACCTTATCGTAATCAGCGGGATTGGCGAAGGTAAGAGGCAGCAGACCCTGTTTCTTCAAGTTGGTTTCGTGGATACGGGCAAAGGACTTGACGATAATAGCACGGCCACCAAGGTGACGAGGCTCCAAAGCGGCATGCTCGCGGGACGAACCCTCGCCGTAGTTCTCATCGCCAACGGCCACCCACTTAACGCCATTGGCCTTGTAGTCACGGGCAACATCGGGAACTCCTCCCCAGGAACCGTTGCGCTGGTTCTTGATGTTGTTCATCTCGTTGTTTTCGTAGTTGGTGGCGCCGATAAACATGTTGTTGGAGATGTTATCCAAATGGCCACGGTACTTCAGCCAGGGTCCGGCAGCGGAGATGTGATCAGTGGTGCACTTTCCCTTAACCTTGATCAGAACAGTCAGATCGGTTAGATCCTGGCCGTTCCATTTGTCAAAGggctccagcagctgcagacgCGTCGACTTGGGATCGACAGCCACCTTGACTTTCTCGCCACTCTGTGGGATttccaaattgatttttaacaaCACTATTAGTCAGTTTCGGAATTAGATGCACTTACGGGTGGTGGAGCAGTGTATGTGTCCTGGCCGGGGTCAAAGCCCTTGGCGGGCAACTCGTCGCCGAAGGGAGCCTTGAGCTTGAACTTCTTGCCATCAGCACCAGTAAGCTCGTCGGTCAGTGGGTTGAAGTCCAGACGACCGGCGATAGACAGAGCGGTGACCAACTCGGGACTGGTGACGAAACAATGGGTGGCCGGGTTAGCGTCGTTCCTGCCAGTAAAATTTCGGTTGTAGGAAGTGACAATGGTGTTTTTGTCGCCCTTCTTAACGTCCTGACGATCCCACTGTCCAATGCAGGGACCGCAAGCGTTGGCCAGAACGGTGCCGCCGAACTTGTCGAACACCTCAGAGATACCGTCGCGCTCGATGGTGGCACGGATTTGCTCTGATCCAGGAGTCACGTTGAAGGGGATCTTAGACTTTAGGCCATGGCTCATAGCATCCGTGGCGATGCTTGCGCAGCGACCCATGTCCTCATACGAAGAGTTGGTGCAAGAGCCTATAAGACCAACACGGATGTCCATAGGGTAGCCGTTCTTTTTCGAGTTCTCGCCCAGCTTGCTGATGGGATGGCCCAGATCGGGAGTGAATGGTCCATTAACATGGGGCTCCAGGGTGTCTAGGTTGATTTCAATCAGCTCATCGTATTCGCAATTCTTGTCAGCGGACAGAATCTTGCCCTGGTACTTCTGGGCTTCTGCAGCGATGCCAGCACGGCCGGTCGATTTCAGGTAATCACCCATGCGCTGGTTGAAGGGGAACAGAGAGGTGGTAGCTCCGATCTCGGCACCCATGTTGCAGATGGTAGCCATGCCTGTACAAGAGATGGAGTCAACACCCTTGCCGTGATACTCAATAATGGCACCGGTGCCTCCCTTGACAGTCAGGATATCGGCGACCTTCAGGATAACATCCTTGGGCGAGGTCCAACCGCTGATCTTTCCAGTCAAATTGACACCAATCACCTTGGGGCACTTCAGCTCCCAGGGGATGTCGGCCATCACGTCGACGgcatcagcaccaccaacgCCAATGCACAGGCCACCCAAACCGCCACCGTTGGGGGTGTGTGAGTCAGTACCAATCATCAACAGGCCGGGGAAAGCGTAGTTCTCTAGAATGATCTGGTGGATGATACCGCTGCCTGGCTTCCAGAAGCCCAACCCGTACTTGGCACAGGTGCTGGCCAAGAAATCGTATACTTCCTTGTTCAGATCCTTGGCACGGGCCAAATCCTTGGGTCCTCCAATTTGGGCCTCGATTAAATGATCACAGTGAACAGTAGAGGGCACAGCAACCTTTTTCAGTCCGGAGGAGATAAACTGCAGTAGAGCCATTTGGGCGGTGGCATCCTGCATGGCCACGCGATCGGGACGAAGGCGCAGGTATGAAGTGCCGCGCACGATGTCCTGATTTTCAGGATCGTCCAGATGCGAGTACAGCACCTTTTCGGAGAGAGTCAGTGGGCGGTTCAAGCGCCCACGCACCACTTCCAGGCGCTTGTTTAGCTTCTCGTACGGCAGGTAGACGTCCGAGTCGAACTTGGACAGAGCCACCTTGGAGGCGGTGTAGCAGGAGGCGTGGAACTGGCGCACCATTGTGGCTTCGGACGCAACATGTTTCCCCAGTCGGCACACCTGGAAAGCGGATAGTGTTAAAGTGTTTAATTAAGCAATCAAGATTGAGTAATTAGTACAATGTAATTCTCTAGATTATGTACAGCGCGCACTCTAGTAGATTTGATTAATTCGATTGGGAGCTTGATTAGATTAATTCCTTTATCAAGAAATGTGTAAATCTTAAAAGGCACACCTTCTGGCGTGAGCAATCTTTTTTTATCGACGGTATAGTGGATGCCAAAGTGTTCTAAAGTGTTTTGAAGGAAAACCTGATTCAAATTGTAGAAAAACTGGGCATTCGCGACGGTTTTCGGTATGGCCACGATAGCGATCCCAACCACTTATCACCAAATTTAAAGACTTGGCTCGTCTAGAACTGCCCTCACGTAGTTATTTCGCCAGTACGGTCCACAGAACTAAATGTAATCAACAATGTAcgtgcatatgtatatgcaaacAAATCGCAACAATTGCAATGACTTTTACATACGTCAAATAGGTCGTTAACTTGTTGGCAGAGTACAGTGAAGCCTTTCTCGAAGTTGGCGTGGAAATACCCCACTTGAAGGGCGAAGCTCCTCCAATGCGCGTGATACTCAAGTTGAACAGCGGAATCTTTTTACGCTATATTTAGTACGGGCATTATCAAAGTGTAAGTAAACCTGTCACAGATAAGACGGTCCTCCGTCCgaagatatatgtatgctcTAGAGGGTTTTCGCCTTCTGGTTAAATAACTGGGCCCTAGCGATTATGTAAATGCAAACACCGCCGAACGCCGCGAATCGCTGTTAATTGCTGTGGGCTACCGATTTAGCATGATACACTGCTGTGTAGAACTGCTGCACTGTAGAATCACAAACACTACGAACTCGGTTACCTAACCACTTCGAATTTACGTTTTTAGGTTAGAAAACGCTGTGCGAAAAATTTGCTTTATTTCGCTGCCCCCATCCTGTGTGTGTAAAAAATTGGCAACGATTTTTAGCAAACTTTCGCGCAGTTCTCTTTGTAATTGTCTTTATCACAGCTTTAAATTTGGGGTTCCATTCATAGATTATATACATAAACGTATATATGTGCGTGGTTAAATTTTGGGTTGACTGGAGGCACAGGAGCCGCGCTAGAACCTACCTGTGCCTTGGCGCTCATCAATCTCGCAGCCATAGTCGCTGATTAAGGGATACTCAATATAAACCCGACGAAATTGAAACTGCAGCGAAAGCTTTGAAGCCGTCAAAATTTTCAGCCCTCTCAGCCGGAAGATTTCAAGACAGACTAACTTCTTTACCACGGCGACCAGTGTTTGCAGGCGTCGCGCATACCCGTCAGCGCTTTCCCGCCGGCTAGTTTCCCGCCAAATTTGAGCCGTGAAATACACAAGTGCCATAGGAAGTCTATTAGTTCAGAACTAAATatattgtaaatttattttcttcataAGAATAATTCGACTTTTATGGGTTGGAATAATTATGGAACTTACCGTTTAACATTACCTGATTTTGTATGTGCTATAGCTTTTTTTTTAGCAGACAGCGCAGACGACCGACGTTTTCTTGCCCAACACTGTACGTTTGTTTGCGTGGGAGGACGATACTTTACCACATCTGcgcgaataataaataggcTCGgctgtgaaaaatgtttgacaATGGTCAGTCAGCACTAGTCGTGATCCCCTTGCTATGTCAGAGCGTCGCGAAGTGCAAGAGATACCTGGGGAGTACCAGCCAGTGCCCAGAGAACCAGAAGAGCCAACCCCTTTGACCACATCCTGTTGCCGGCGTTGCAATTGCGGTTTTGGGCTTCGGAATGAGCggaattttgttttctgtaATCACGGCTACATCATACCAGTGTTTATTCTCTTCGTTCTGGTGATGATTGTGCTTCTGTTACCTTGGGAGACCTACCGTCGAAACGAGAACGGAAACAGCCCAGTTCGGGTGGAGAAGCCGTTACCATGTCAACTCGAACTGGTGGAGAGCTTGCCGTTGGGGTTGAACTACAGCCAAGGGCAAAGCCACCCCCAACTAAGGAGCACCTTTGAGTCCTGGCAGTTTCTACTAGGCAGGGCAAAGACCTCGTTGGACATCGTTTCTCCGCACTGGACACTGCGCGGCTTGGACGTCAACGACAGCAGCACCCGGCCTGGAGATCAACTCTTTCAACAGCTACTGTCGAATGGAGATGCCGGCAGACCCAAGCTGCGCGTGCGGATTGTGGTTAATCGCAGCCAGGATAGCCTTTGGCATGCTGATGCCCGTATCTTGGCTAACTACGGGGCAGCCGATGTAGTGGGCATTAATTTTCTGCACTCTAAACTCTGGCTAGTGGACGGGGAGCACTTCTACTTGGGCACAGCCAGCATGGACTGGCGGTCGCTTACACAACGCAAGGAACTAGGTGTGCTGGCCAGGAATTGTCCTCATCTTGCTCAAGATCTGGGCAAGATCTTCAAGGCCTATTGGTACCTGGGCAACAATGAAGTCCCAGAGAAGTGGCCGTGGATGTACCACACGCACATTAATCAAAGAAGACCCTCTTTGCTAAGCATCAACAAAAAACATACAATGAGAGCCTATTTATCCACCTCGCCACCTGAGTTGATAGCCACTGGAAGGACCCAAGAGCTAGATGCCATTTTAGAAGCTATCGACAAGGCGACTGATGTTATACACCTTTCCTTAATGGAATATTCTCCTCGGTTAAGACGCAGTGACAAAATGGAATACTGGCCGGTGATAGACAATGCCTTGCGTAAAGCTGCCTTGGAAAGGGGTGTGGCCATTAAGGTGCTTATTTCGTGGTGGAAGTATTCCGATCCCAGTGAGGATCACTTCTTAAGGTCTCTACAGGCGCTCAACAAAATGACGGAGAAAGTGGATATACAAATGGTAATGGGTTTATACAATGTACTGCCAGGTTTTTTAAGAAATGCTTTGCTCTTGCAGCGACGATTTGTTGTGCCAACTACTGATGAACTGGAAAAGATTTCCGGCGGAAGGGTTAACTGCAACTCGTACTTAGTCACCGATAGCGTTGCCTTTATTGGCACCTCTAGCTTGTCGGGAGAGCATTTTACTTACTCAGCTGGCATTGGATTAGTCCTCCAGGAGATGGACTTCAACAATAATAGTCTCCGTACAGATTTAATGTCAATTTTTCTGCGGGATTGGTTTAGTCCCTATGCCCTGCCCCTGAAACCAACTTTACGAATTTGAATTCCGCTTTTAAACCCGCCGGCATTTTGCAACACAGCCATCAGCTGTTCATGTCATAACAATCGTCAGACCTAACCTCAAAACCTAAAGTAAATTTAAGTTCCACACCATCGAGTTAAAATAAAGCTAACATTTAAGCATGGCCAACAAGCCGACGCGCGATGTAATCGGCATCATCTTCAAGAATTTTTGGAAATCCCTTCGACCTCGTCAGTTTCGTGGGGACTATATTGGGGAAGACTATTTCGGGAATAAGTACTACGAAATTCCTGCAAATCCTTCGATTGGGAAGAGGAAGGCTTCCCGGTGGTTTGAACCAGTGGATAAGGAAGCCTTTGACCAGGAGCTGACAGCCGAATGGGAGGCGTGGCTACGTGGTCGCCGGGAAGAGCCGCCCACCCGTGAGGAGCTGGTGAAAAATCTTCAGATTATGGACATGAAGAAACGCAACGCCGCCGAATTGGAAGCAACATACGCCAAGGGCAAGGACGACAAGGCACTGCCCAAGCAGGTAGACGGACCTACCATTGGAACCTTTCCTAAATACAAGGAGTATGAGTTTATTCCTGGCAAGGAGCCGCCGGAGAaataactattatttttttgttaatttaatgTGTAAATATA
This sequence is a window from Drosophila teissieri strain GT53w chromosome 2R, Prin_Dtei_1.1, whole genome shotgun sequence. Protein-coding genes within it:
- the LOC122613410 gene encoding probable aconitate hydratase, mitochondrial, with protein sequence MAARLMSAKAQVCRLGKHVASEATMVRQFHASCYTASKVALSKFDSDVYLPYEKLNKRLEVVRGRLNRPLTLSEKVLYSHLDDPENQDIVRGTSYLRLRPDRVAMQDATAQMALLQFISSGLKKVAVPSTVHCDHLIEAQIGGPKDLARAKDLNKEVYDFLASTCAKYGLGFWKPGSGIIHQIILENYAFPGLLMIGTDSHTPNGGGLGGLCIGVGGADAVDVMADIPWELKCPKVIGVNLTGKISGWTSPKDVILKVADILTVKGGTGAIIEYHGKGVDSISCTGMATICNMGAEIGATTSLFPFNQRMGDYLKSTGRAGIAAEAQKYQGKILSADKNCEYDELIEINLDTLEPHVNGPFTPDLGHPISKLGENSKKNGYPMDIRVGLIGSCTNSSYEDMGRCASIATDAMSHGLKSKIPFNVTPGSEQIRATIERDGISEVFDKFGGTVLANACGPCIGQWDRQDVKKGDKNTIVTSYNRNFTGRNDANPATHCFVTSPELVTALSIAGRLDFNPLTDELTGADGKKFKLKAPFGDELPAKGFDPGQDTYTAPPPSGEKVKVAVDPKSTRLQLLEPFDKWNGQDLTDLTVLIKVKGKCTTDHISAAGPWLKYRGHLDNISNNMFIGATNYENNEMNNIKNQRNGSWGGVPDVARDYKANGVKWVAVGDENYGEGSSREHAALEPRHLGGRAIIVKSFARIHETNLKKQGLLPLTFANPADYDKIQPTSKISLLNLNSLAPGKSVDCEIKNGDKVEKIKLNHTLNDLQIGWFKAGSALNRMKELAQ
- the LOC122615328 gene encoding 5'-3' exonuclease PLD3 produces the protein MSERREVQEIPGEYQPVPREPEEPTPLTTSCCRRCNCGFGLRNERNFVFCNHGYIIPVFILFVLVMIVLLLPWETYRRNENGNSPVRVEKPLPCQLELVESLPLGLNYSQGQSHPQLRSTFESWQFLLGRAKTSLDIVSPHWTLRGLDVNDSSTRPGDQLFQQLLSNGDAGRPKLRVRIVVNRSQDSLWHADARILANYGAADVVGINFLHSKLWLVDGEHFYLGTASMDWRSLTQRKELGVLARNCPHLAQDLGKIFKAYWYLGNNEVPEKWPWMYHTHINQRRPSLLSINKKHTMRAYLSTSPPELIATGRTQELDAILEAIDKATDVIHLSLMEYSPRLRRSDKMEYWPVIDNALRKAALERGVAIKVLISWWKYSDPSEDHFLRSLQALNKMTEKVDIQMRRFVVPTTDELEKISGGRVNCNSYLVTDSVAFIGTSSLSGEHFTYSAGIGLVLQEMDFNNNSLRTDLMSIFLRDWFSPYALPLKPTLRI
- the LOC122615329 gene encoding NADH dehydrogenase [ubiquinone] 1 alpha subcomplex assembly factor 2, giving the protein MANKPTRDVIGIIFKNFWKSLRPRQFRGDYIGEDYFGNKYYEIPANPSIGKRKASRWFEPVDKEAFDQELTAEWEAWLRGRREEPPTREELVKNLQIMDMKKRNAAELEATYAKGKDDKALPKQVDGPTIGTFPKYKEYEFIPGKEPPEK